A genomic segment from Salvia splendens isolate huo1 chromosome 13, SspV2, whole genome shotgun sequence encodes:
- the LOC121759987 gene encoding thaumatin-like protein, translated as MSTSILLLFLFTSFFSTDGTQLIIANNCKEQIWPAILGNSGHGTLNNGGFSLSPGQQTVIEAPQWWSGRMWARQGCCFDASGRGSPCQSGDCSGQLECRGLGGLPPTTVVEMTLGTPGSPTHYYDVSLVDGFNLPVSVVPVGGSAGCGVAACEGDVNACCPEELAVRRGGRVVACKSACLGMGGDRFCCTGRFGTAATCGATTYSKVFKGVCPRAYSYAFDEASGLKSCRANRYVITFCPPN; from the exons ATGTCCACTTCAATCCTCCTTCTCTTCCTCTTCACCTCATTCTTCTCTACCG ATGGAACTCAACTGATCATAGCCAACAACTGCAAGGAACAAATCTGGCCGGCAATCCTCGGCAACTCGGGCCACGGAACCCTCAACAACGGCGGCTTCTCCCTCTCCCCGGGGCAGCAAACGGTAATCGAGGCCCCCCAGTGGTGGTCGGGCCGGATGTGGGCCCGCCAGGGCTGCTGCTTCGACGCCTCGGGCAGGGGGAGCCCCTGCCAGAGCGGCGACTGCAGCGGCCAGCTCGAGTGCAGGGGCTTGGGGGGGCTGCCGCCCACCACGGTAGTCGAGATGACCCTGGGCACCCCGGGCAGCCCCACACACTACTATGACGTCAGCCTCGTGGACGGGTTCAACCTGCCCGTGTCGGTGGTCCCGGTGGGGGGATCGGCCGGGTGTGGGGTGGCCGCGTGCGAGGGGGACGTGAACGCGTGCTGCCCCGAGGAGCTGGCGGTGAGGAGGGGAGGGCGCGTGGTGGCGTGCAAGAGCGCGTGCTTGGGGATGGGCGGGGACCGGTTCTGCTGCACGGGGAGGTTCGGGACCGCGGCGACGTGCGGAGCGACGACGTATTCGAAGGTGTTTAAGGGGGTGTGCCCTAGGGCTTATAGTTATGCCTTTGATGAGGCCAGTGGGCTTAAGAGTTGTAGGGCAAATAGGTATGTGATCACCTTTTGCCCTCCCAATTGA
- the LOC121760907 gene encoding putative glycosyltransferase 7: MATINLKNLWITAASSALILILFLTLTKPWPLQSNPQSDVACNPQARVPARIQTGRESNDTSFYDDNTTTYTIDEPVIDWDQKRTLWFKLHPTFSSSENRLLVVTGSQPSPCPSRLGDHFLLRFFKNKVDYCRIHGCSVFYNNALLHPRMRSDWAMMPVVRAAMVAHPQVEWLLWVDADVIFTDMDFEIDFNKYEAHNVVVHGWPDLTLGLVLIRNCEWSMELLDVWAGLGPKMSNNRKWGEILESSFKEMIYVENNGGCRNDIVGRGLEELGGKVAELERRVAALRRRHAEAVGKGYAAERERCAEEGGWRRPFVTDFSVCGRCSEERDDVAGFCSAGMERALNFADNQVLRNYGFVHPDLGNASLVPLSSRYLKRAHFDYFI; the protein is encoded by the exons atgGCAACAATCAATCTCAAAAACCTATGGATCACAGCTGCTTCATCAGCTCTAATCCTTATTCTATTCCTCACCCTCACCAAACCATGGCCACTCCAATCCAATCCCCAATCCGACGTCGCTTGCAACCCCCAAGCCCGAGTGCCGGCCCGAATCCAAACGGGCCGAGAATCGAACGATACATCGTTCTACGACGACAACACAACCACATACACAATCGACGAGCCCGTGATCGACTGGGATCAGAAGAGAACCCTCTGGTTCAAGCTCCACCCCACGTTCTCGTCGTCGGAGAATCGCCTCCTCGTCGTCACGGGCTCTCAGCCGTCGCCTTGCCCGAGCCGTCTGGGAGACCATTTTCTCCTCAGATTCTTCAAGAACAAGGTTGACTACTGCAGAATACATGGCTGCAGCGTCTTCTACAACAACGCGTTATTGCACCCGAGGATGCGGTCGGATTGGGCCATGATGCCGGTGGTCCGGGCCGCGATGGTGGCCCATCCCCAG GTGGAGTGGCTGCTCTGGGTCGACGCCGACGTCATCTTCACCGACATGGATTTCGAGATCGATTTCAACAAGTACGAGGCCCACAATGTGGTTGTCCATGGCTGGCCCGACTTGACACTGGGCCTTGTTCTGATAAGAAACTGCGAGTGGTCAATGGAGCTTTTGGACGTGTGGGCCGGGCTGGGCCCAAAGATGTCCAACAACCGAAAATGGGGGGAGATTTTGGAGTCCAGTTTCAAGGAGATGATCTACGTGGAGAATAATGGCGGGTGTAGGAACGATATTGTGGGCCGTGGGCTTGAGGAATTGGGCGGGAAGGTTGCGGAGTTGGAGAGGCGGGTGGCGGCGCTGAGGCGGAGGCACGCGGAGGCGGTGGGGAAGGGGTACGCGGCGGAGAGGGAGAGGTGTGCGGAGGAGGGCGGGTGGCGGAGGCCGTTTGTGACGGATTTTTCGGTTTGCGGGAGGTGTAGTGAGGAGCGTGATGATGTGGCAGGGTTTTGTAGCGCGGGGATGGAAAGGGCGCTTAATTTTGCGGATAATCAAGTGTTGAGGAATTATGGATTCGTGCATCCGGATTTGGGGAATGCGTCACTTGTACCTTTGTCGAGTCGTTACTTGAAACGAGCTCATTTTGATTACTTTATTTGA
- the LOC121759986 gene encoding glycerol-3-phosphate acyltransferase 5-like: MESIIAELEGTLLKEHDVFSYFMLIAFEASGLIRFALLLALWPVIRLLEAAGGEKIGLKLTIFVATAGVPMSEIEAVARAVLPKFYLDDVDMEAWRVYSACDRRVVVTRMPRVMVERFVKEHMRADEVVGVELGSNRFGYATGFVEEDVGSIGERVACLFGDDQEPRLGLGRDNSICGSLLLPLCKEQCHPRQITMKTLDCHIVRPLPVIFHDGRLAKKPTPATALLILLWIPNGIVLATVRIAIGVLLPMSVATRISPLLGARVVVRGNPPPPASASTSGVLFVCTHRTLMDPVVLSAVLRRRIPAVTYSVSRFSEILSPIPTIRLTRIRDVDARRIKAQLEKGDLAVCPEGTTCREPFLLRFSALFAELTDKIVPVAMNYRVGMFHATTARGWKAMDPIFFFMNPRPVYEVTFLNQLPAEATCAAGKSPHDVANYVQRILAATLGFECTNFTRRDKYRVLAGNDGIVADRKFSPAGEVVEALKKMVGSFMLY, encoded by the exons ATGGAGTCTATCATTGCTGAGCTTGAAGGGACGCTTTTGAAGGAACATGATGTGTTTTCCTACTTCATGTTGATAGCATTTGAGGCATCCGGGCTGATTCGTTTTGCGTTGTTGTTGGCCTTATGGCCGGTGATCCGCCTTCTTGAGGCGGCCGGGGGAGAGAAAATCGGGCTTAAGCTCACTATCTTTGTGGCCACGGCCGGGGTCCCCATGTCCGAGATTGAGGCGGTGGCAAGGGCCGTGTTGCCTAAGTTCTACTTAGATGACGTGGATATGGAGGCTTGGAGAGTGTATAGCGCGTGCGATAGACGCGTGGTTGTCACTAGAATGCCGAGGGTGATGGTGGAGAGGTTCGTGAAGGAGCATATGCGTGCGGATGAGGTTGTCGGGGTTGAGCTTGGGTCGAATCGGTTCGGATATGCTACTggatttgttgaagaagatgttGGATCTATTGGTGAGAGAGTTGCTTGCTTGTTTGGTGATGATCAAGAGCCTAGGTTGGGGCTTGGAAGGGATAATTCTATTTGTGGATCATTGTTGCTACCATTGTGTAAG GAACAATGTCACCCACGTCAAATCACCATGAAAACGCTCGATTGCCACATCGTCCGGCCGCTCCCAGTGATCTTCCACGACGGCCGCCTCGCCAAAAAGCCGACCCCGGCCACCGCCCTCCTAATCCTCCTCTGGATCCCCAACGGCATCGTACTCGCCACCGTCCGCATCGCCATCGGCGTACTCCTCCCCATGTCGGTGGCGACCCGCATCTCCCCGCTCCTCGGGGCCCGTGTGGTCGTAAGGGGAAACCCTCCCCCACCGGCCTCGGCCTCCACCTCTGGCGTCCTCTTCGTCTGCACCCACCGGACCCTGATGGACCCGGTCGTCCTCTCGGCCGTCCTCCGCCGCCGCATCCCCGCCGTCACCTACTCCGTCTCCCGATTCTCCGAGATCCTCTCCCCGATCCCCACCATCCGGCTGACCCGGATCCGCGACGTCGATGCCCGGCGGATCAAGGCACAATTAGAGAAGGGCGACCTCGCCGTCTGCCCCGAGGGGACGACGTGCCGGGAGCCGTTCCTCCTCCGGTTCAGCGCCCTCTTCGCCGAGCTCACCGACAAGATCGTGCCGGTGGCGATGAATTACAGAGTGGGGATGTTCCACGCCACCACGGCGAGGGGGTGGAAGGCGATGGACCCGATTTTCTTCTTCATGAACCCGAGACCGGTTTACGAGGTGACGTTTCTGAATCAGCTGCCGGCGGAGGCCACCTGCGCCGCCGGAAAAAGTCCTCACGATGTGGCGAATTATGTGCAGAGGATCTTGGCGGCGACGCTGGGGTTTGAGTGCACCAATTTCACGAGGAGGGATAAGTACAGAGTTCTCGCCGGAAATGATGGGATTGTTGCTGATCGGAAATTTTCTCCGGCCGGTGAAGTTGTTGAAGCTTTGAAGAAGATGGTTGGAAGTTTTATGCTGTATTAA